The Cloacibacillus sp. An23 genome includes a window with the following:
- a CDS encoding WecB/TagA/CpsF family glycosyltransferase, giving the protein MLIQKFFKKYLESDQYYYLKDITLVGAWAICGIWMPDGPLRITVAAGVAAACIGFCQRATRGKNLRFLYFLIGLVFSLFGPRIAFIEFTNGEYYYLSYFVSIAISTLWVGIFPIFFQEIDEIPGLCGLLLTVSWTMISVVIFSSSQSLRDASQICVMGLVFILVFWSRHVYAYRRLTEPLTALWGTLFAGLSILGVSKGITFYTLALLPLGFFALPITETSMGVISAAVSRRPTGNIILYRKLITRGFTHPVAIYLVVAACALMGCLVSALQLGLGDFFCLLAAVAGVFGVIWVFYTFKYKNSGMNDGNRKPGLWGVRVDNISLNYALSRVQHWIKNERTPHIIVTPDALAALRSRTDADYRRIVRNAGLVLPDGAGLIGALKLAGTPIQERIPGVEFAEHLCKRAAYEGWRVWILGGRPGVAEAAAAKLTEKYPGLTVAGTRDGYFKDEEIPAICARIKDSRADILFVCLGVPKQEYWLEKHIAETGAVVGIGVGGAMDVISGNLTRAPKAWQRCGMEWLYRVIQEPSRWRRIAKLPLFVWYFILTCLHLDRYKDDAFSGEKR; this is encoded by the coding sequence GTGCTTATACAGAAATTTTTCAAAAAATACCTTGAGAGCGACCAGTACTATTATCTCAAGGACATCACGCTCGTCGGCGCGTGGGCGATATGTGGGATATGGATGCCGGACGGCCCGCTGCGCATCACCGTCGCGGCCGGAGTCGCCGCAGCGTGCATAGGTTTCTGCCAGCGCGCGACGCGCGGCAAAAATCTGCGGTTTCTCTATTTTCTTATCGGGCTTGTTTTTTCGCTGTTCGGGCCTAGAATAGCCTTCATCGAGTTTACGAACGGCGAATATTACTATCTTTCGTACTTCGTCTCGATTGCGATAAGCACCCTCTGGGTCGGCATCTTCCCGATATTCTTCCAGGAAATCGACGAAATCCCGGGGCTCTGCGGACTGTTGCTGACGGTGAGCTGGACGATGATCTCGGTCGTCATCTTCTCGTCTTCCCAGAGCCTCCGCGACGCCTCGCAGATATGCGTGATGGGGCTCGTCTTCATACTGGTCTTCTGGAGCCGCCACGTCTACGCCTACCGCCGGCTGACGGAGCCGCTGACGGCGCTTTGGGGGACGCTCTTCGCCGGGCTTTCGATCCTCGGCGTAAGCAAGGGGATAACCTTTTATACGCTGGCTCTGCTGCCGCTCGGCTTCTTCGCGCTGCCGATAACCGAAACCTCGATGGGCGTGATAAGCGCGGCCGTCTCACGGCGTCCGACCGGCAACATCATTCTTTACAGAAAGCTCATCACGCGCGGCTTCACGCACCCCGTGGCGATATATCTAGTCGTCGCTGCCTGCGCGCTCATGGGCTGTCTCGTCTCGGCGCTGCAGCTTGGCCTCGGCGATTTCTTCTGCCTGCTCGCCGCTGTCGCCGGAGTTTTCGGCGTTATATGGGTATTCTATACGTTCAAGTATAAGAACAGCGGCATGAACGACGGAAACAGGAAGCCCGGGCTGTGGGGTGTAAGGGTGGACAACATCTCGCTGAATTACGCGCTTTCCCGCGTCCAGCACTGGATAAAGAATGAACGCACGCCGCACATCATAGTGACGCCTGACGCGCTCGCGGCGCTGCGCAGCCGCACCGACGCGGACTATCGCCGGATAGTGCGGAACGCCGGGCTCGTGCTGCCGGACGGCGCCGGCCTCATAGGCGCGCTCAAGCTCGCCGGCACCCCGATACAGGAGCGCATACCCGGAGTGGAGTTCGCTGAGCATTTATGCAAGCGCGCCGCTTACGAGGGCTGGCGCGTGTGGATACTCGGCGGACGGCCAGGGGTCGCCGAAGCGGCCGCCGCGAAACTGACTGAAAAATATCCGGGGCTGACCGTCGCCGGCACGCGCGACGGATACTTCAAGGATGAAGAAATTCCGGCTATATGCGCGCGTATAAAAGATTCACGTGCAGACATACTTTTCGTATGTCTCGGCGTCCCGAAACAGGAGTACTGGCTCGAAAAGCACATCGCTGAGACCGGGGCCGTCGTAGGCATCGGAGTCGGCGGAGCGATGGACGTGATATCCGGCAACCTCACGCGCGCCCCCAAGGCGTGGCAGCGGTGCGGAATGGAATGGCTCTACCGCGTGATACAAGAGCCGTCGAGGTGGCGGCGCATAGCAAAGCTTCCGCTCTTCGTCTGGTATTTTATTTTAACCTGTCTGCACCTGGATAGATATAAAGATGATGCCTTTTCGGGAGAAAAGCGTTAG
- a CDS encoding YbaB/EbfC family nucleoid-associated protein, translating into MKMDKLIKQAQRMQAQMALAQEELQNTVLEGSAGGGAVKVTANGHGDVLSISIAKGAVNPDDVEMLEDLVLGAVKEAISKAKALSEQKMTALTGGMGGFPGLM; encoded by the coding sequence ATGAAGATGGACAAGCTAATCAAACAGGCTCAGAGGATGCAGGCGCAGATGGCGCTCGCACAGGAAGAGCTTCAGAATACAGTCCTCGAAGGCAGCGCTGGCGGCGGGGCCGTGAAGGTCACGGCGAACGGTCACGGCGACGTGCTGTCCATATCGATAGCCAAGGGCGCTGTCAACCCAGACGATGTTGAGATGCTTGAGGACCTCGTGCTGGGCGCGGTCAAGGAAGCCATATCTAAAGCCAAGGCCCTTTCCGAGCAGAAGATGACCGCTCTCACCGGGGGCATGGGCGGCTTCCCCGGCCTGATGTAA
- the recR gene encoding recombination mediator RecR, translating into MALPDPVQTLINEWSRFPGVGEKTARRMVFYLLRQEPDKIRGFGEAVLSLSKNIRRCSECGAVTDADPCPICTDPLRDHRQICVVENEEDCVAMEQAGIFSGVYHVLGGRTSPLDGEEIPEESLERLRRRVEEGGVEEIILATAPRIEGDLTAYAVQEALEGLHVRISRLSYGLPAGGSIGFADRVTLHMAMEARKEMNPAER; encoded by the coding sequence TTGGCGCTTCCGGACCCAGTTCAGACGCTTATAAATGAATGGAGCCGCTTCCCCGGCGTCGGAGAAAAGACCGCCAGGCGCATGGTATTCTACCTTCTGCGTCAGGAGCCAGATAAAATCCGGGGCTTTGGGGAGGCCGTTCTTTCACTGTCGAAGAATATAAGGCGCTGCAGCGAATGCGGGGCCGTCACCGACGCCGACCCGTGCCCGATATGCACCGACCCTCTGCGCGACCACAGGCAGATATGCGTAGTAGAGAATGAAGAGGACTGCGTCGCGATGGAGCAGGCCGGCATATTCAGCGGTGTCTACCACGTGCTCGGCGGCAGAACGTCGCCGCTCGACGGCGAGGAGATACCTGAGGAAAGCCTGGAACGGCTGAGACGAAGAGTGGAAGAAGGCGGCGTTGAAGAGATCATCCTTGCTACGGCGCCGCGGATAGAAGGCGATCTTACGGCATATGCCGTTCAGGAGGCGCTCGAGGGGCTTCACGTGCGTATCTCGCGTCTGTCCTACGGCCTGCCTGCCGGCGGGAGCATCGGCTTCGCCGACAGGGTGACGCTCCACATGGCGATGGAGGCGAGGAAGGAGATGAATCCGGCGGAAAGATAA